A portion of the Edaphobacter bradus genome contains these proteins:
- the gap gene encoding type I glyceraldehyde-3-phosphate dehydrogenase, with protein MAVKVGINGFGRIGRNVFRSALGNPEIEFVAVNDLTTPATLAHLLKYDSILGNLPNKITHGADCINVDGKQIKVFAEKDPSKLDWASVGAQVVVESTGFFTDAEKAKAHLGSTVKKVIISAPATNEDITIVLGVNEGKYDASKHNVISNASCTTNCLAPVVKVLHNAFGIQSGIMTTIHSYTNDQVILDTPHKDLRRARAAALSMIPSSTGAAKALKLVIPEMDGKLDGFAIRVPTPNVSVVDLTFVTEKPIDVKTVNAALKAAADGELKSYLGYTDEELVSSDFKGNALSSIVDSKLTKVIGNTGKVVSWYDNEWGYSNRVKDLILFLVKKGL; from the coding sequence ATGGCTGTAAAGGTAGGTATCAACGGCTTTGGCCGTATCGGACGTAACGTCTTCCGCAGCGCCCTCGGCAACCCCGAAATCGAATTCGTAGCCGTAAACGACCTCACCACCCCGGCCACGCTCGCCCACCTTCTTAAGTACGACTCCATTCTCGGCAACCTTCCTAACAAAATCACCCACGGCGCCGACTGCATCAACGTCGACGGCAAGCAGATCAAGGTCTTCGCTGAGAAAGACCCGTCCAAGCTCGACTGGGCCAGCGTAGGCGCTCAGGTCGTCGTCGAGTCCACCGGCTTCTTCACCGACGCCGAAAAGGCCAAGGCTCACCTCGGCTCGACCGTCAAGAAGGTCATCATCTCCGCCCCTGCCACCAACGAGGACATCACCATCGTCCTCGGCGTCAACGAGGGCAAGTACGACGCGTCCAAGCACAACGTCATCTCCAACGCCTCCTGCACGACGAACTGCCTCGCGCCCGTCGTCAAGGTCCTGCACAACGCCTTCGGGATCCAGTCCGGCATCATGACCACGATCCACAGCTACACCAACGATCAGGTCATCCTCGACACGCCACACAAGGACCTCCGCCGCGCCCGTGCCGCCGCGCTCTCGATGATCCCCTCGAGCACCGGCGCCGCTAAGGCCCTCAAACTCGTCATTCCCGAGATGGACGGCAAGCTCGACGGCTTCGCAATCCGCGTCCCCACCCCCAACGTCTCGGTCGTCGACCTCACCTTCGTCACCGAGAAGCCAATCGACGTCAAGACCGTCAACGCCGCCCTCAAGGCCGCAGCAGACGGCGAGCTCAAGAGCTACCTCGGCTATACCGACGAAGAGCTCGTAAGCTCCGACTTCAAGGGCAACGCACTCTCCTCCATCGTCGACTCCAAGCTGACCAAGGTCATCGGCAACACCGGCAAGGTCGTCAGCTGGTACGACAACGAATGGGGCTACTCCAACCGCGTCAAAGACCTCATCCTCTTCCTCGTAAAGAAGGGCCTCTAA
- a CDS encoding RidA family protein, which yields MTRTNIPGTSPYEPIIGFSRAVRLGNHVHVSGTGPVGADDGDITQQTEQCLNLIATALKNAGSSIEHVYRTRMFLTHTSDWEAAGRVHGKFFSIIRPAATMVIIKELLNPHWRIEIEADAFIPEQ from the coding sequence ATGACTCGCACAAACATCCCAGGCACATCCCCCTACGAGCCCATCATCGGCTTCTCCCGCGCTGTCCGCCTCGGCAACCACGTCCACGTCTCCGGCACAGGCCCTGTCGGCGCTGACGACGGCGACATCACCCAGCAGACCGAGCAGTGCCTCAACCTCATCGCCACCGCGCTCAAGAACGCCGGCTCCTCCATCGAGCACGTCTACCGCACCCGCATGTTCCTCACCCACACCTCCGATTGGGAGGCCGCCGGGCGCGTCCACGGCAAATTCTTCTCCATCATCCGCCCCGCCGCCACAATGGTCATCATCAAAGAACTTCTCAATCCCCACTGGCGCATCGAGATCGAAGCCGATGCCTTCATCCCCGAACAGTAG
- a CDS encoding DUF1440 domain-containing protein has product MQTPADRRPQLVKAISLCCVIAGTLDIADALIFYGLRGAPPIRLLQNIASGILGRAAFSQGLRTAILGLLLHYFIATTVATIYILASRRLPLMSHPFLFGALYGIAVYLVMNYVVLPLSRIGPRPTPPLIPLINGVAALIFCIGIPVALIARRYASPAN; this is encoded by the coding sequence ATGCAGACGCCTGCCGACCGCCGCCCTCAACTCGTCAAGGCGATCTCACTCTGCTGCGTCATCGCCGGCACGCTCGACATCGCCGACGCGCTCATCTTCTACGGCCTCCGCGGCGCCCCTCCCATCCGCCTCCTGCAGAACATCGCGTCCGGCATCCTCGGCCGCGCCGCCTTCTCGCAAGGCCTCCGCACCGCCATCCTCGGCCTGCTGCTTCACTACTTCATTGCAACGACCGTCGCCACCATCTACATCCTCGCCAGCCGCCGCCTCCCTCTCATGAGCCATCCGTTCCTCTTCGGCGCTCTCTATGGCATCGCTGTCTACCTGGTGATGAACTACGTCGTCCTCCCGCTCTCGCGGATCGGCCCGCGCCCCACACCTCCGCTCATCCCCCTGATCAACGGAGTTGCCGCGCTGATCTTCTGCATCGGCATCCCGGTCGCTCTCATCGCCCGCCGCTACGCATCACCCGCTAACTAA
- a CDS encoding phosphoglycerate kinase, with amino-acid sequence MSKMSIRDLDLTNKRVLIRVDFNVPLSADGSDAAPRITDDTRIRETIPTIEYALRRKARVILCSHLGRPKGKVVPSMSLRPVVDRLRELLDHVINDEENVAFSPDCVGEIATELVSNLEPGQPLLLENLRFHAEEEKNDPDFARELASLCDIYINDAFGSAHRAHASTEGITHFVPVSAAGLLMEKELVYLSKAVADPIKPFVAIIGGAKVSDKIEVIDSLLDRVTSLIIGGGMAYTFLNAQGQATGKSLVETDKIDVAKAALAKAKKNGVNFLLPVDHVLADKFAPDAKTQIFSGKGAFPADWMALDIGPASIELFKKEIADAITIVWNGPMGVFEMPAFAKGTNAIAKAVAANHDATSIVGGGDSVAAVQKSGVASKITHISTGGGASLEFLEGKTLPGVAALTDK; translated from the coding sequence ATGTCGAAGATGTCCATCCGCGATCTCGATCTCACCAACAAGCGCGTCCTCATCCGTGTCGACTTCAACGTCCCCCTCTCGGCCGACGGCAGCGACGCTGCACCGCGCATCACCGACGACACGCGCATTCGCGAGACCATCCCCACCATCGAGTACGCTCTCCGCCGCAAGGCCCGCGTCATCCTCTGCTCTCACCTCGGCCGTCCCAAGGGCAAGGTCGTCCCCTCCATGAGCCTCCGTCCCGTCGTCGATCGCCTCCGCGAGTTGCTCGACCACGTCATCAACGACGAAGAGAACGTCGCCTTCTCCCCCGACTGCGTCGGCGAGATCGCCACCGAGTTGGTATCCAACCTTGAACCTGGCCAGCCGCTCCTCCTCGAAAACCTCCGCTTCCACGCCGAGGAAGAAAAAAACGACCCCGATTTCGCCCGCGAGCTCGCCTCGCTCTGCGACATCTACATCAACGACGCCTTCGGCAGCGCGCACCGCGCCCATGCCTCCACCGAAGGCATCACCCACTTCGTCCCCGTCTCCGCCGCCGGCCTGCTCATGGAGAAGGAACTCGTCTATCTGAGCAAGGCCGTCGCCGACCCGATCAAGCCCTTCGTCGCCATCATCGGTGGGGCCAAGGTCTCCGACAAGATCGAGGTCATCGATAGCCTCCTCGACCGCGTCACCTCGCTGATCATCGGCGGAGGCATGGCTTACACCTTCCTAAACGCCCAGGGCCAGGCAACAGGAAAGTCATTGGTCGAGACCGACAAGATCGACGTTGCCAAGGCCGCGCTCGCCAAGGCCAAGAAGAACGGCGTCAACTTCCTCCTCCCCGTCGACCACGTCCTGGCCGACAAGTTCGCGCCCGACGCAAAGACACAGATCTTCTCCGGCAAAGGAGCCTTCCCCGCCGACTGGATGGCCCTCGACATCGGCCCCGCTTCCATCGAGCTATTCAAAAAAGAGATCGCCGACGCCATCACCATCGTCTGGAACGGCCCTATGGGCGTCTTCGAGATGCCCGCCTTCGCCAAGGGGACCAACGCCATCGCCAAGGCCGTAGCCGCCAACCACGACGCCACCAGCATCGTCGGCGGCGGAGACTCAGTCGCCGCGGTCCAGAAGTCCGGCGTAGCCAGCAAGATCACCCACATCTCCACTGGAGGAGGAGCCTCGCTCGAATTCCTCGAAGGCAAGACCCTCCCCGGAGTAGCTGCACTCACCGATAAATGA
- a CDS encoding DUF4919 domain-containing protein: protein MKSYSYKSLALGGILLFFGLAPPVFGLDDAKVAQAKYDALKAKVQGGDLNIDWRELRLDAVVADFDGLFDWHKANSDGVAAFNAGDYNKALLKAQEIIQHDIANGDGHFLAMVALKHLGKQDEAAHEKLIVDKILQSILSSGDGKTADTAWFTVSTTEEYFVLRLLGLSLKSQALVKRGGHSFDQMTVVGQDGKEMTLWFNTDTDIELTRRASEGP, encoded by the coding sequence ATGAAGTCCTATAGCTATAAATCGCTGGCGCTTGGCGGCATTTTGCTCTTCTTTGGACTCGCGCCTCCTGTGTTTGGCCTCGATGATGCCAAAGTCGCCCAGGCAAAGTACGACGCATTGAAGGCTAAGGTACAGGGTGGTGACCTCAACATCGATTGGCGTGAACTACGACTGGATGCAGTCGTTGCGGACTTCGACGGTTTATTTGACTGGCACAAGGCAAACAGCGATGGTGTCGCCGCATTCAACGCCGGCGATTACAACAAGGCGCTTCTCAAAGCGCAGGAGATTATCCAGCACGACATCGCAAATGGCGATGGACACTTCCTGGCAATGGTGGCGCTGAAACACCTGGGAAAACAAGACGAAGCAGCTCACGAAAAACTGATCGTGGATAAAATCCTGCAATCCATTCTGAGTTCCGGCGATGGCAAAACCGCCGACACGGCGTGGTTCACGGTAAGCACCACGGAAGAATATTTCGTCCTCCGGCTTCTTGGCCTGTCTCTAAAGTCGCAAGCCCTGGTCAAACGGGGAGGACACTCCTTTGACCAGATGACTGTAGTTGGCCAGGACGGCAAGGAGATGACCCTCTGGTTCAATACCGATACAGATATCGAATTGACCCGCAGAGCCTCAGAAGGACCTTAG
- the tpiA gene encoding triose-phosphate isomerase, which produces MRKPMIAANWKMYKTPKESLAFLDEFLPQVESHTASEIAIFPTMSSLGYVIEATRGTCVTAGAQTMHWLNEGPYTGQTSPTMLESIGCTAVLIGHSERRIYAHETDDMVNLKLKAALDHDLIPIVCVGETFDKREAGLTEAVLRWQVAVALNGIQGDLCGKLVIAYEPVWAIGTGSVATPRQANEAHAIIRHEVAVHLGQRCSQSTRILYGGSVKPDNVANLMAEPEIDGALVGGASLQPRSFLDIIRNATA; this is translated from the coding sequence ATGCGAAAGCCGATGATCGCCGCCAACTGGAAGATGTACAAGACCCCCAAAGAGTCCCTGGCCTTCCTCGACGAGTTCCTTCCGCAGGTCGAGAGCCACACCGCCAGCGAGATCGCCATCTTCCCCACCATGTCCTCGCTCGGCTACGTCATCGAGGCCACCCGGGGAACGTGCGTGACCGCCGGCGCGCAGACCATGCACTGGCTCAACGAAGGCCCTTACACCGGCCAGACCTCGCCCACCATGCTCGAAAGCATCGGCTGCACCGCAGTCCTCATCGGCCACTCCGAGCGCCGCATCTACGCCCACGAGACCGACGACATGGTCAACCTCAAGCTCAAGGCCGCGCTCGACCACGACCTTATCCCCATCGTCTGCGTCGGCGAAACCTTCGACAAGCGCGAGGCCGGACTCACTGAAGCCGTCCTGCGCTGGCAGGTCGCCGTCGCGCTCAACGGCATCCAAGGTGACCTCTGCGGCAAGCTGGTCATCGCCTACGAGCCCGTCTGGGCCATCGGCACCGGCAGCGTCGCGACGCCCCGCCAGGCCAATGAAGCCCACGCCATCATCCGCCATGAGGTCGCAGTCCACCTCGGCCAGCGCTGCTCCCAGAGCACACGCATCCTCTACGGAGGCTCAGTCAAACCCGACAATGTCGCCAACCTCATGGCAGAGCCTGAGATCGATGGCGCGTTGGTGGGCGGCGCCAGCCTTCAGCCCAGGTCTTTCCTCGACATCATCCGCAACGCCACCGCGTAG
- the lepB gene encoding signal peptidase I yields MSVEEQNGLNGQGSEQPPANEPEQRSAPGRNSVHSWVRDLVVSIAVSTFIIVFLYQPVRVEGTSMLPMLEDQDRLFVNKMAYRVGEIHRGDVVVFLYPHDHEKSYIKRVIALPGDELRIDHGRVYVNGKQLVEKYVPAQFEDDRSQPEMTVPPDEYFVMGDHRSISSDSRDFGPVDRDLIYGKAAFVYWPMEQVGVVR; encoded by the coding sequence ATGAGTGTGGAAGAACAGAACGGTTTGAACGGTCAGGGAAGCGAGCAGCCGCCCGCGAATGAGCCGGAGCAGAGGTCTGCCCCTGGACGGAACAGCGTGCACTCGTGGGTGCGCGACCTGGTAGTCTCGATTGCGGTTTCGACCTTCATTATTGTGTTTCTGTACCAGCCGGTGAGAGTGGAAGGCACGAGCATGCTGCCGATGCTCGAAGATCAGGACCGGCTGTTTGTAAACAAGATGGCGTACCGGGTGGGAGAGATTCATCGCGGAGACGTGGTGGTGTTTCTGTATCCACACGACCATGAGAAGAGCTATATCAAGCGGGTGATTGCGCTGCCGGGTGATGAGCTGAGGATCGATCATGGGCGGGTGTATGTGAATGGCAAGCAGCTGGTGGAGAAGTATGTGCCGGCGCAGTTTGAGGACGACCGGTCGCAACCGGAGATGACGGTTCCGCCGGATGAGTATTTCGTGATGGGAGATCACAGGTCGATCTCGAGCGACAGCCGCGACTTCGGTCCGGTGGACCGTGACCTGATCTATGGGAAGGCTGCGTTTGTGTACTGGCCGATGGAGCAGGTGGGAGTGGTTCGGTAA
- a CDS encoding serine hydrolase: MGDIFAGRRVVTGVTAFVMLTGLLGAPIAAQAQGVAQQPAIIAGQDSRLEMELKGLAAAHHGHVALYAKQLNTGHTVGIDENTPVQTASVIKLTILFEAMEQVRAGKARWDEKITLAKGDGVNGSGVLAFLDAPQTLTLKDVLTLMVVLSDNTATNLMIDRFGVDAVNARIAWMGLKDTHLYKKIGKPASGPMPADQPKFGLGKTTPREMEMAMERIGRCELGAPGEASQPGDAAICQVALTMLRNQFYRNTIPRYLEKLDASETGSGIASKTGSLNAVRNDVAIVAGKTGPMVISIFTYDNEDKSWTADNEGEVTIGRLAKAIVEAWSPAGLDGKMLVPGLGLEGAPKGEVSASK, encoded by the coding sequence ATGGGAGACATCTTTGCCGGTCGTCGGGTGGTTACGGGAGTTACTGCGTTCGTAATGCTGACGGGGCTGCTGGGGGCTCCAATTGCTGCACAGGCCCAGGGAGTGGCTCAGCAGCCTGCGATTATCGCCGGACAGGACAGTCGGCTTGAGATGGAGCTGAAGGGACTGGCGGCGGCGCACCACGGGCATGTGGCCCTGTATGCCAAACAATTGAACACCGGGCATACGGTAGGGATCGACGAGAATACGCCGGTACAAACGGCCTCGGTGATCAAGCTGACGATCCTGTTTGAGGCGATGGAGCAGGTGCGTGCAGGCAAGGCGCGGTGGGACGAGAAGATCACGCTGGCCAAGGGAGATGGGGTGAACGGGTCGGGAGTGTTGGCGTTTCTGGACGCTCCGCAGACGCTGACCCTGAAGGATGTGCTGACGCTGATGGTGGTCTTGAGCGACAATACGGCCACGAACCTGATGATCGACCGGTTTGGTGTAGACGCGGTGAACGCGCGGATCGCATGGATGGGCCTGAAGGATACGCATCTGTATAAGAAGATCGGCAAGCCGGCGTCTGGGCCGATGCCTGCCGATCAGCCTAAGTTCGGGCTGGGCAAGACGACTCCGCGCGAGATGGAGATGGCGATGGAGCGGATCGGGCGGTGCGAGCTGGGGGCTCCGGGCGAGGCTTCTCAGCCGGGCGATGCGGCGATCTGTCAGGTCGCACTGACGATGCTGCGAAACCAGTTCTATCGGAATACGATCCCGCGGTACCTGGAGAAGCTGGACGCGAGCGAGACGGGGTCGGGGATTGCCAGCAAGACGGGCAGCCTGAATGCTGTTCGGAATGACGTGGCCATTGTGGCGGGAAAGACGGGGCCGATGGTGATCTCGATCTTTACGTACGACAATGAAGATAAGAGCTGGACGGCAGATAATGAGGGTGAAGTAACCATTGGCAGGCTGGCGAAGGCGATTGTGGAGGCGTGGTCGCCGGCAGGGCTGGATGGGAAGATGCTGGTGCCGGGTTTAGGGCTGGAAGGCGCACCGAAAGGGGAGGTTAGCGCGTCTAAATGA
- the murQ gene encoding N-acetylmuramic acid 6-phosphate etherase — MATLTMLEQASPSKSAPLEDLLERLTTETPNTASEGLDTKSAIEIARIINHEDAKVAAAVKKALPEIALVIDTVARSLRDGGRLIYVGAGSSGRIASLDASECPPTFSTAPAQVQYIMAGGPKALASASDVNEDSPEIGQRDIARRRPTRKDIVIGVSASGRTPYVVGAVEYARARGAKTAAVTCNLNTPLSTVSDITIVAEVGPEVISGSTRMKSASSQKMILNMITTGAMTRLGYVYDNLMVNVHMKNAKLVERGIRVLMKVCKIDRDTAIRTIKSAGKSIPIAVVMLKANVDKMEAVRRLTKSDGNVRLAIEDSRLEL; from the coding sequence ATGGCCACTCTAACCATGCTCGAGCAGGCATCCCCCTCCAAATCTGCCCCCCTCGAAGACCTCCTGGAGAGGCTCACAACAGAGACCCCAAACACCGCATCCGAAGGCCTCGACACCAAGTCGGCCATCGAGATCGCGCGCATCATTAACCACGAGGACGCCAAGGTCGCCGCTGCAGTCAAGAAGGCGCTGCCGGAGATTGCTCTCGTGATCGACACTGTTGCCCGCTCGCTCCGCGACGGAGGACGCCTTATATACGTCGGCGCAGGCTCGTCGGGCCGCATCGCCTCGCTCGATGCCTCCGAGTGTCCGCCTACCTTCTCCACCGCTCCGGCTCAGGTGCAATACATCATGGCCGGCGGACCTAAGGCCTTGGCATCGGCCTCCGACGTCAACGAGGACTCTCCCGAGATCGGCCAGCGCGACATCGCCCGCCGCCGTCCAACCCGCAAAGACATCGTCATCGGCGTCTCTGCCTCTGGCCGCACGCCTTATGTCGTCGGTGCAGTCGAGTACGCACGCGCCCGCGGTGCCAAGACTGCCGCTGTCACCTGCAACCTCAACACTCCGCTCTCGACCGTCTCGGATATCACCATCGTCGCCGAGGTTGGCCCTGAGGTCATCTCCGGCTCTACGCGCATGAAGTCTGCCTCTTCCCAGAAGATGATCCTCAACATGATCACCACTGGAGCCATGACGCGCCTCGGCTACGTCTACGACAACCTCATGGTCAACGTGCACATGAAGAACGCGAAGCTCGTCGAGCGTGGCATCCGCGTCCTCATGAAGGTCTGCAAGATCGACCGTGACACTGCCATCCGAACCATCAAGTCCGCTGGCAAATCCATCCCGATCGCTGTCGTCATGCTCAAGGCCAACGTCGACAAGATGGAAGCCGTCCGCCGCCTCACCAAATCCGACGGCAACGTCCGCCTCGCCATCGAGGACTCCCGCCTCGAACTCTAG
- a CDS encoding glycosyltransferase family 87 protein: protein MQTIFLCALAVMAVCQIGICFGGLEAALGGLDFRTFYAAGHMVRSGEASQLYDVVAQRLAQDRLVEPRWGVLPFFNPAYAALPFVPLSLLGYKAAYFTFWGLNLLLAGCAAAVIRVYLPSLAGLGKLLPILIFLSFFPVGVALRKGQVSLILLLIFCGCFAALQRGRAFAAGGLLALALIKPQVALPVALLFLVWRRWRFAAGFGCGSVVAALLSLWITGKSGFEEYGRMILSSRITVPTAQMRYAVVPEQMPNLYGFLSSISHGAHWGHVLTIVCSLVILGWAMFQRPSLPVALLAGMLVSYHLYEYDLSLLLLPVCLTLNEFVSGYISDSSVASDVSLRSVRRVAAGVLCVVLLLSPLYMLLMVTERLYLIALMVAALLLCLPVVEAQGMTQPLDSTRSRQGDCVTTADAEFL, encoded by the coding sequence GTGCAGACGATCTTTCTCTGTGCGTTGGCTGTCATGGCTGTGTGTCAGATCGGGATATGCTTCGGTGGCCTGGAGGCGGCGTTGGGAGGTCTGGATTTCCGGACCTTCTATGCAGCGGGGCATATGGTGCGCTCGGGAGAGGCCTCACAGCTTTATGACGTTGTGGCGCAGAGATTGGCGCAGGACAGGCTGGTAGAGCCTCGGTGGGGGGTTCTGCCGTTTTTCAATCCCGCATATGCTGCGCTTCCTTTTGTCCCGCTTTCGCTGCTTGGCTATAAGGCTGCTTACTTCACCTTCTGGGGACTCAATCTCCTATTGGCCGGCTGTGCGGCGGCAGTGATACGGGTTTACCTCCCGTCCCTTGCCGGTCTCGGGAAGCTATTGCCCATTCTGATCTTTTTGTCTTTTTTCCCGGTGGGAGTTGCGTTGCGGAAGGGGCAGGTGTCTCTGATTCTCCTTCTGATTTTCTGCGGCTGCTTTGCAGCATTGCAGCGTGGCCGGGCCTTTGCTGCAGGCGGTTTGCTTGCGCTTGCCCTCATCAAGCCTCAGGTTGCATTGCCTGTTGCTCTGCTCTTTCTGGTCTGGCGCCGCTGGCGGTTCGCCGCAGGTTTTGGCTGCGGTTCGGTTGTGGCGGCTTTGCTCTCACTTTGGATTACAGGCAAGAGCGGTTTTGAAGAGTATGGGCGCATGATTCTATCGTCCAGAATTACTGTCCCAACGGCCCAGATGCGGTACGCCGTAGTTCCGGAGCAGATGCCGAATCTGTATGGCTTCCTTTCTTCCATCTCACACGGAGCGCATTGGGGGCATGTCCTGACCATTGTTTGTTCGCTGGTGATACTGGGGTGGGCTATGTTTCAACGGCCATCGTTGCCCGTTGCGCTGCTCGCAGGCATGCTGGTGAGCTATCACCTTTACGAGTACGATCTCAGCCTGCTGCTATTGCCGGTCTGCCTGACGTTGAATGAGTTCGTTTCCGGGTATATCTCCGATTCTTCGGTTGCGAGTGACGTCTCTCTTAGGAGCGTCCGTCGCGTGGCCGCTGGAGTTCTGTGTGTTGTCCTTTTGCTCTCGCCACTCTATATGCTCTTGATGGTGACGGAGCGGCTGTACCTGATCGCGCTCATGGTTGCGGCGCTGCTGCTTTGCCTGCCTGTTGTGGAGGCACAAGGAATGACGCAACCGCTGGATTCAACGCGCTCGAGGCAAGGTGATTGTGTGACTACTGCGGATGCAGAATTTCTGTAG
- the murA gene encoding UDP-N-acetylglucosamine 1-carboxyvinyltransferase: MDKFVVRGGNPLLGTIKVSGAKNSALPCMAAAILTEDEVILENIPQVRDIETERKLLASMGAEVELGYGRAQHRTRIKCGILSDPVAKYEIVKTMRASSLVLGPLIARTGMARVAMPGGCAIGGRPIDLHIKGLEAMGATITYDHGYLEAKADRLKGAHIVFDKITVTGTEDLLMAAALADGESLFENCAREPEVTDLAALLNAMGAKIEGAGTPTIRIQGVSRLHGARHRINPDRIEAGTFLVAGAITGGDLNVDSCNPAHLGALISKLEQSGVKLDIGADCIRVRSGGGDLKATDLSTEEYPGFPTDMQAQYMALASQADGTSIVTENIFENRFMHVQELNRMGANITVQGRAATVRGKTPLQSAAVMCSDLRASASLVLAALVADGETILDRVYHLDRGYERFEEKLRGVGAQIRRLGDVFGKK, translated from the coding sequence ATGGATAAGTTCGTAGTACGCGGCGGAAACCCGCTTCTCGGCACAATCAAAGTCTCCGGAGCCAAGAACTCCGCCCTCCCCTGCATGGCCGCCGCCATCCTCACCGAAGATGAAGTCATCCTCGAAAACATCCCCCAGGTCCGCGATATCGAGACCGAGCGCAAGCTGCTCGCCAGCATGGGAGCCGAGGTCGAGCTAGGCTACGGTCGCGCCCAGCACCGCACCCGCATCAAGTGCGGCATCCTCTCCGACCCCGTCGCCAAGTACGAGATCGTCAAAACCATGCGCGCCAGCTCGCTCGTCCTCGGTCCGCTTATCGCCCGCACAGGCATGGCCCGCGTAGCCATGCCCGGAGGCTGCGCCATCGGAGGCCGCCCCATCGACCTCCACATCAAGGGACTCGAGGCCATGGGAGCCACCATCACCTACGACCACGGCTACCTCGAAGCCAAGGCCGACCGCCTCAAGGGCGCCCACATCGTCTTCGACAAGATCACCGTCACCGGCACCGAAGACCTCCTCATGGCCGCAGCGCTCGCCGACGGCGAGAGCCTCTTTGAGAACTGCGCCCGCGAGCCCGAGGTCACTGACCTCGCTGCCCTGCTCAACGCGATGGGCGCGAAGATCGAAGGCGCTGGCACGCCGACCATCCGCATCCAGGGCGTCTCCCGCCTCCACGGCGCGCGCCACCGCATCAACCCCGATCGCATCGAGGCCGGAACCTTTCTCGTCGCCGGGGCTATAACCGGCGGCGACCTCAACGTCGACTCCTGCAACCCCGCCCACCTCGGCGCGCTCATCAGCAAGCTCGAGCAGTCCGGCGTCAAGCTCGACATAGGAGCTGATTGCATCCGCGTCCGCTCAGGCGGCGGAGACCTCAAGGCAACCGACCTCTCCACTGAGGAGTACCCCGGCTTTCCCACCGACATGCAGGCCCAGTACATGGCCCTCGCCAGCCAGGCCGACGGCACCAGCATCGTTACGGAAAACATCTTCGAAAACCGGTTCATGCACGTGCAGGAGCTCAACCGCATGGGAGCCAACATCACTGTGCAGGGCCGCGCTGCCACCGTCCGCGGCAAGACGCCACTGCAGTCCGCCGCCGTCATGTGCTCCGACCTCCGTGCTTCGGCCTCGCTCGTCCTTGCCGCTCTCGTCGCCGATGGCGAGACGATCCTCGACCGCGTCTACCACCTCGATCGAGGCTATGAGCGCTTCGAAGAAAAACTTCGCGGAGTAGGAGCCCAAATCCGCCGCTTGGGCGACGTCTTCGGTAAGAAATAG